A genomic stretch from Hemicordylus capensis ecotype Gifberg chromosome 1, rHemCap1.1.pri, whole genome shotgun sequence includes:
- the CLU gene encoding clusterin, translated as MTPTLLLLLLGLLSSWERGHCIVPEKLDQLSTTGSRVVDEELENAINGVREMKALMEKTSKDHRDILNNLEETKKKKEEALLLAKETEEQLAEQTEVCNETMLALWEECKPCLKHTCMRLYTRTCHSGASLVGRQLEEFLNRSSPFSIWVNGERVDSLVDVGEQQGQRLDDLEERYGLVEGGVEDLFRESTQAYGRLAPFFQAPFGGLWDAFRSPARTIPLPISRARLARDVPFASLSPSQFPHQDFHQLFQPIAAMTQRLFEGARRGMEQDGQWLQGGLQRPLLGRFSTVISSPDGDRMVCREMRRNSASCLRMRERCEKCQAILDVDCSQTAPDQTRLRERFEDAVRLAERFTRRYDDLLKTFQEEMFNFTSHIDELQEHFGWVSRLANLTRGTDRPLRVTMVSTSSSNSTKPEDLSQSTQVTVQLFGSDPVSITMPEGISPDDSKFMETVVEEVLRQYKENNVE; from the exons aatTGTCCACAACAGGAAGCAGGGTCGTTGACGAGGAGCTGGAGAACGCCATCAATGGAGTCCGGGAGATGAAAGCCCTCATGGAGAAGACCAGCAAAGACCACCGCGACATCCTGAACAACTTGGAAGAAaccaagaagaagaaggag GAGGCCCTCCTCCTCGCCAAGGAGACGGAAGAGCAGCTGGCGGAGCAGACGGAGGTCTGCAACGAGACCATGCTGGCCCTCTGGGAGGAGTGCAAGCCCTGCCTGAAGCACACCTGCATGCGGCTCTACACCCGGACGTGCCACAGCGGCGCCAGCCTGGTCGGCAGGCAG CTGGAGGAGTTCCTGAACCGTTCTTCGCCCTTCTCCATCTGGGTGAACGGGGAGCGTGTCGACTCCCTGGTGGACGTGGGCGAGCAGCAGGGCCAGAGGCTGGACGACCTGGAGGAGCGCTACGGCCTGGTGGAGGGCGGCGTGGAGGACCTCTTCCGGGAGAGCACGCAGGCCTACGGGCGCCTGGCCCCCTTCTTCCAGGCCCCCTTCGGAGGCTTGTGGGATGCCTTCCGCTCCCCGGCCCGCAccatccccctccccatctccagggcCCGCCTTGCGAGGGACGTGCCCTTCGCCTCCCTCTCCCCAAGCCAGTTCCCCCACCAGGATTTCCACCAGCTTTTCCAGCCCATCGCCGCCATGACCCAGCGCCTCTTCGAGGGAGCCCGCAGGGGCATGGAGCAGGATGGCCAGTGGCTGCAGGGCGGCCTCCAGAGGCCTCTGCTGGGGAGGTTCTCAACAG TGATTTCCAGCCCCGACGGCGACCGCATGGTGTGCCGTGAGATGCGGCGCAATTCTGCCAGTTGCCTGAGGATGCGGGAGAGGTGTGAGAAGTGCCAGGCCATCTTGGATGTTG ATTGTTCCCAGACAGCTCCAGACCAGACCCGGCTGAGAGAACGCTTTGAGGACGCCGTGCGACTGGCTGAGCGGTTCACCCGGCGCTACGACGACCTCCTCAAGACGTTCCAGGAGGAAATGTTCAACTTCACCAGCCACATCGATGAGCTCCAGGAACATTTTGGCTGGGTGTCCCGTCTGGCCAACCTCACCCGGGGCACCGACAGGCCTCTGCGGGTTACCATG GTGAGCACCAGCTCCTCCAactccaccaagccagaggaCCTGTCCCAGTCGACCCAGGTGACTGTCCAGCTCTTTGGCTCGGATCCTGTCTCCATCACTATGCCAGAAGGCATCAGTCCGGATGACTCCAAGTTCATGGAGACGGTGGTGGAGGAGGTTCTGCGTCAGTACAAGGAAAACAACGT GGAGTAG